A genomic window from Anolis carolinensis isolate JA03-04 unplaced genomic scaffold, rAnoCar3.1.pri scaffold_13, whole genome shotgun sequence includes:
- the bmerb1 gene encoding bMERB domain-containing protein 1: MELKRSISGGKEAERPPRRYGAVEETEWKAEGWRKNQRDIVSMAETTMMPEEIELEMAKIQRLREVLVRRESELRFMMDDIQLCKDIMTLKKELQSLVATPEKDKTRLQRQREDELIHKIHKLVQKRDFLVDDAEVERLREKEEDKEMAEFLRIKLKPLDNIVTAPTGTPAEKKAEPPPLPPNKPTIAKTGIAIIRDCCGTGQCTIM, from the exons ATGGAGCTGAAACGGTCCATTTCGGGCGGAAAAGAGGCAGAGAGGCCGCCCAGGCGTTACGGGGCCGTGGAAGAAACGGAATGGAAagccgagggatggaggaaaa ATCAACGGGACATCGTTTCCATGGCCGAGACAACCATGATGCCGGAGGAGATTGAACTGGAGATGGCCAAGATCCAGAGGCTTCGAGAAGTCTTGGTCAGAAGGGAATCAGAACTGAGGTTTAT GATGGATGATATCCAGCTGTGCAAAGACATCATGACCCTTAAGAAAGAGTTGCAGAGTTTAGTCGCAACCCCAG AAAAAGACAAGACGAGGCTCCAGAGGCAAAGAGAGGACGAACTGATCCACAAGATCCACAAACTGGTGCAGAAGAGAGACTTCCTCGTTGACGATGCCGAAGTGGAACGATTAAG ggagaaggaggaagacaaGGAGATGGCAGAGTTCCTTCGGATCAAGTTGAAACCCCTCGACAACATCGTAACGGCTCCGACAG GTACGCCCGCAGAGAAGAAGGCCGAGCCCCCGCCGCTTCCTCCCAACAAGCCCACCATTGCCAAAACGGGCATTGCCATCATCCGGGATTGCTGCGGGACCGGCCAATGCACCATCATGTAG